Part of the Citrus sinensis cultivar Valencia sweet orange chromosome 2, DVS_A1.0, whole genome shotgun sequence genome, tattttttcttttaaacaacTTTTGTTAAAGCCTATCGTCTTTAACAACTTTCGTTAGGTTTAAGTGCAATGCTCAAGAGTGCAGAGACTAAAGAAGATTAAAGCTTCTGTCTTAGCTATGACCGTATGTGTATCCATAATAGCAATAACAAGAGTCAAACTCAGATCTCAGCTAGCAACATCAGATGCTTTTGCTATTATGTCTAGTTTTTTACTTTCTctctcatttatttaatttttttttttatatttgaaatttttttttcttttcgagTAATTACTTTGGCGGGTTGTTTTGTTTATGCAGCAGAAGCGCAGGCAGAGAGGCTGCAGGATTTCAGGCTTTGCTTTTGAAGGCACACTGCAAAAAGCTTAaacaaagagagagaaagagccGGTGGGCTAAAGCTAAGCAAAACTAAACAAAGCTATATATGATAGCTAGCTAGAGACTCGAGAGCCTTGCTACAGTCCTGACTTGGACCATGATATATCGAAGCGTAAAAAAAGGCCTTTTTCTCACTACACAGCCAAAGTATCCTCTCTGAATTATCGTCATCAATGCATAGGACACAGCAACCCCACTTTCACTCCTCCCTTCATACCATCACCAGCTCTTAATTTCTCTCccgaattaaaaacaaaatccaccaccaccaccaccacctatttctctctctctctctctctctctctctctctctctctctctctctctctctctagttatatataaagattaaaggctggattttttttttgttttccttttcttttcttggttGTGAAAAATAAGGCATGAAAGTGTTATGGAGGTGGAGGAGATTCAGAGTCAGAAACAAGCATGTAAGTTGTCAAGAATTGGTAATGGAAGACTTGACTCTACCAAAATGTCCCAAAAAGATCAGTACCCAGATGATGAGGAAGATGGTgagcaacagcagcagcagcagctgcaGCTCATCAGGAGGGCTAGCGCTAATGATGCCGGCGGTGCTCTAGGCGTTAATAATACTGCCGCTGCTGCTGGTTGTGGTGGTGGTGGAAATAGGCTACGCGGCTGGCACCACTCCTCGCGAATCATTAGAGTTTCTCGAGCCTCCGGTGGGAAAGATCGGCACAGCAAAGTGTGGACTTCAAAAGGGCTAAGAGACCGGAGAGTCCGGTTATCGGTAACCACTGCTATACAATTCTATGATCTGCAGGACCGTTTGGGTGTTGATCAACCAAGTAAAGCCGTTGAATGGCTAATCAAAGCCGCTGCTGATTCAATTGCGGAGCTCCCTTCGCTTAACAGCACCTTTCCTGAAACCCCAAAGCAATTAAGCGATGAGAAGAGAGCAAGTGAGGGTACCGACCAACAAGGTTTTGATTCCGTTGAATTAGACGGTGACCCCAATAATAACTATCAGCAAAACCAGAGCCAGCACCTCTCTTTATCTAAATCTGCCTGTAGTAGCAATTCCGAGACAAGCAAAGGCTCGGGTTTGTCCCTCTCTCGATCTGAATTACGCGTGAATAGAGACAAGGCTCGGGAGCGGGCAAGGGAGAGAGCTGCAAAGGAGAAGGATCAGAAAGAGAACGAGTCCCAGATCAATGCAAATCGGCACCACCATCACAATGTGAACCCCATTTCACAAAGCTCATCTTTCACTGAACTACTCACCGGTGGTATTGGTGGTAGtgttaataataacaacaatacaAGCCCTACCACTGCTTCTTCTCAGCAGCAGAATGAAGAGCCAAATTTTTTCCACAAGGCAACAACAGCAGCAGTGCGGCCTTGGCCTGCAGCTCCAATGGACTATTTCAACTCAGGACTACTAGGGCCATCTTCGTCTCGGCCACCACATCATCATCTTTCGGGGCAAATCCAATTGGGAAGCTCAAATTCTCTCCCACAAGCAATGCAAATCCCACCATTCAGTGTAACCAATGAAAACCACCATCAAGAAATGcaacatttttcatttgttcatGACCATTTAATCCCAGTAACAGCCACCCAACCGGGGCCTGGCGGGGGCGATTACTTCACAATCTCTTCCAGCCTTGGTTTCAATAGGGGGACCCTTCAGTCCAATTCATCACCGTCTGTTTTCCCTCACATTCAGAGGTTTGGTTCTTCTTCTCCTATAGACGGATCCAATATTAATGTACCTTTCTTAATCGGTACTGCACCACCCGTGGAAAATCacaaccaccaccaccaccaccagttcCCACCTGGATTTGATGGCCGCTTGCACCTCTACTACGGCGATGGAAGTAGGCATTCAGATTCAAACCAGAAAGACAAAGGCAAGAACTGATTTTGTTCCTAAAACAACTCATTTCTCTtgcttcatcttcttcctgGTAAGAGTTTCTATCTAAAACTTTCCAATTTCTTaagtcatttttaattttaatttttaattagtttcatTAAATGTTGCTTTAAATTACTCTTCGACATGAGTAATGTTTCAGTTTGTTTTTTGGATTCATGTGGTGTGTGCATAGttatttattgataatatGTACATATACTAACTAATATGAAATAATTGTTTGCTCTCTTGGTAATCTTAAACAAGTTGGCCATTGGGCAGTATatttattggttttatgcattaTATAAAATTGTCTTGCTTTGATTCCTGCATGGATTCTTGTGAATCAGAATCCGCTTGTTGTCTCCTCGTTTGTTCTCTTGTTGGTTTCCTTCTCCCTAACATTTGTAACTCATTGACAGGTGTTAGTTTCTGCTTGGCTAAGCCTATCTGTGTTACTCATAAATATAGCACAAACTCACTTTTAAAGGATGTGATTTTTGGCAGCTTTAGAAtcccaaattatttttgtggcCTCCTAGACTCAACCACATGTCAATAGATCGGCGCACTGTCGGGTCATGTAAGCCCTAGTTAGGGTTTTAATCAGTTGCCAGACTGGTTTGAAAGAAGAAACCCATGCACGTATGTATAGAACCACTTTAACCAGCTTTTTCATGatcagaaaattatttaaatggcTAGCTATTACATTAAAGTTGCTGAAATTTGCATTTTTATGCATCATAAAAATTGTggagatattttattatttaatagcaTGCATGTCCGAAAGAACTTGTAGAAAAAAATAGCATAGATATCCATAGTTCTTGCTGAAATTTGATAGGCTACAAATGGGTAATTATAGaagacatttttttgtttgagtaATGCTACAGATGTATcctaaacttttttttcaaaattttcatccacAATCATTCTACATTTGCAATGTTAGTTATAAGTGATTGATAAACAAAaactcattaaaatattttagtaaagTATTTCCCATTCAAATGataaatcatttaataaatataaaactcaTCTAGTTAGAGAGATTAAGGtcagaagatttttttttaccttgtATAGAACTGGGAACTATGAGTGCACATATTGTTGACATATAATTTTCTCCAGACCAAACATGGAAAATTGGGGAAATTAGGGCAAGTTTTGATTTAACGGTGTCCTCTTTTCTTTGAACCCTTaccttaaaatttaattttttaggtaAAAAAGAGGAGGGTTGCCAACAGAAGCTCAAAGACTAttatttagttcataatccAACCCttaatttttgaagttttttagCTTCATAATCTTTTAACacctcccccccccccacccaaaaaaaaacaaaggcaTGTGACTTTGCATATTTGCTTGCTTAGGCTCTCTCATAAGCATAAATGAGCCGTCCTTTGGTGTGTTGCTGAGTAGCTTTCATCCTCTTTATTTAGCtggatttaaatttaagttcTACCTACACCTAcctttttaaggaaaaaagtCCAAATAAACCTAGGTGAGAAACAATGTCAATGAAAGcttaaaatctattatttgGGCCGTAATCGACCCATACAGGTTGGTTAGAACTTAAGTTCTAGAGTAGAGTGTTGCTACTGCTACTCCCACCCTTTCAAAGTCCTCATGAGACCCCCTtgctttattcaaatttttaagtagttgaaaattaaattttcttttatcgaACAAccctctaaattttgaaactaacCTTCAATAAACCTTGTTTGTTGAAGTTGaaacaaaagagagagaaaaaagagacTCCTTGTTTAATGTTTAGAAGTTGAAACAAAAGGTCAGGCAGCTACCGTCTACTGACAATGCAGGTGATGCATAAGCAATTTGATAAAAACATTGCAATagattgaaaataagaaatagtTTTGTTTCAGCTTTGCATCAACTGgaagaagaattgaagaattttgtCTTTTCATGTGACTATGATAAGGTTAAAACAGTAATTGTCTCTGATGTTAGAGTAGTAGATACGCAAAAATTACTCTTTAGACTAACATGCTCCATAGATAAGGTTTGTTAGATTAATAGTagcccccccaaaaaaaagtaataaataatgataaagtAGGAAGATTAATGCTATTTTGAATTGCTATCAAATCGGTGTTGTTTTGCACTTTTGTTGAAGTGATGTACAAGTTAACATGTGGATGTTGGCAAATTAAGGAGATTGACTctatatgtatttatatgaCTAGTATCAAAATCCCctctataaatttattaatgcaaatatgtcatcagatatttaaaaatgaagGATAAAAAAGACTAGGAGAGGATGCAAACCGATTATTAGGTTCATGAATTGTTGTATTGGCATTCA contains:
- the LOC102617811 gene encoding transcription factor TCP2, which gives rise to MEVEEIQSQKQACKLSRIGNGRLDSTKMSQKDQYPDDEEDGEQQQQQQLQLIRRASANDAGGALGVNNTAAAAGCGGGGNRLRGWHHSSRIIRVSRASGGKDRHSKVWTSKGLRDRRVRLSVTTAIQFYDLQDRLGVDQPSKAVEWLIKAAADSIAELPSLNSTFPETPKQLSDEKRASEGTDQQGFDSVELDGDPNNNYQQNQSQHLSLSKSACSSNSETSKGSGLSLSRSELRVNRDKARERARERAAKEKDQKENESQINANRHHHHNVNPISQSSSFTELLTGGIGGSVNNNNNTSPTTASSQQQNEEPNFFHKATTAAVRPWPAAPMDYFNSGLLGPSSSRPPHHHLSGQIQLGSSNSLPQAMQIPPFSVTNENHHQEMQHFSFVHDHLIPVTATQPGPGGGDYFTISSSLGFNRGTLQSNSSPSVFPHIQRFGSSSPIDGSNINVPFLIGTAPPVENHNHHHHHQFPPGFDGRLHLYYGDGSRHSDSNQKDKGKN